From the Quercus lobata isolate SW786 chromosome 6, ValleyOak3.0 Primary Assembly, whole genome shotgun sequence genome, one window contains:
- the LOC115993612 gene encoding uncharacterized protein LOC115993612 — MRQETGQSISDFYSQTSTMWEQLSAADPPLVCSKDIELFVKYRDRRRFMHFMMGLREDFEPTRASLLSRSPTPSLDAAVKELISEENRRPTYHMSSSDHVLATPSPQPPIAAFTAPPRINSGHPNSQSSKGTRCKFCRAKGHDISVCHKLQKFVQEHNKASLPRAAAVCPSDPSVPTGPSLTSSLTTADIEAVVQQVLSRTSTALSVTSGSPDGSSAWDRP, encoded by the exons ATGCGCCAAGAGACAGGTCAGTccatttctgatttttattctcagacTTCTACTATGTGGGAACAACTCTCTGCTGCAGATCCTCCACTGGTGTGCTCTAAGGACATTGAGCTGTTTGTCAAATATCGGGATCGTCGTAGATTTATGCACTTCATGATGGGTTTACGTGAGGATTTTGAGCCTACTAGGGCTTCTCTGCTTAGCCggtctcctactccttctcttgatgctgcaGTCAAGGAGCTCATTTCTGAGGAGAACCGTCGACCTACTTATCACATGTCATCATCTGATCATGTATTGGCTACACCCTCTCCACAGCCTCCCATTGCTGCATTCACTGCTCCTCCACGAATAAACTCTGGGCATCCCAATTCTCAGTCTTCCAAAGGCACTCGCTGCAAGTTTTGCCGTGCCAAAGGCCATGACATCTCTGTTTGTCACAAGCTGCAGAAATTTGTGCAAGAGCATAATAAAGCTTCTCTTCCTCGGGCAGCTGCTGTATGTCCTTCAGATCCATCGGTTCCTACAGGTCCATCTTTGACTTCCTCACTTACTACGGCTGATATTGAGGCAGTTGTTCAACAGGTTTTATCCCGTACTTCCACTGCCCTTTCTGTCACCTCAG GATCCCCGGACGGGTCAAGTGCTTGGGACAGGCCTTAA
- the LOC115994029 gene encoding uncharacterized protein LOC115994029, whose amino-acid sequence MAFAYIVKRPLRFLVCVGIGTFLAYRFPEGPIPYLEPFIKREERIYLSMADWEFDKINDIIRKKGKAAKSMTVGELAEEIRDFGGIWEELAKSKENQGANQKKKD is encoded by the exons ATGGCGTTCGCTTACATTGTGAAGCGGCCTCTGAGATTCT TGGTTTGTGTCGGAATTGGTACTTTTCTTGCGTATCGCTTCCCAGAGGGGCCAATCCCTTATCTTGAACCGTTTATTAAACGAGAAGAACGAATTTATTTATCAATGGCAGATTGGGA gtTCGATAAAATCAATGACATAATTCGCAAGAAAGGGAAGGCAGCAAAATCTATGACTGTGGGGGAGTTAGCTGAGGAGATTAG GGATTTTGGAGGAATATGGGAGGAATTGGCCAAATCTAAAGAGAACCAAGGTGCGAAtcagaagaagaaagattga